TTCTAAGCTTCTTTGTTTTGATAAGAAAAACCTTGCTAATTATTCAGCTTGCATCAGAGTTACACCTATACTTAAGACATATGATTAATCTTggtactaaaaacaaaaagaaaagttccCCTTCATAAAGCAGATACAAATAATACAATAGTGCTCTTGCAGGAGCAAAAACAGGTTTCAGAGTGATTTCTTAGTATTACCCCACGTAGGCCAATGGCACCCAGTTGAGTGATTCCAGAATGGGCCAGGGCAATCCATGCTATGCACTCAGCTCTCTGTTCACCTGGCTTTATATAACATCTATATTTggcttatatataaaaaatcGTGTTTTAATTTGTAGCTATAATATTTGGGAATGAgtttaaaatttccctttctaACACATATGGAACCAGTTAACTGCAGATCTGTATGCCTAGGACGGGTGTCTCTTATAAAATTGCAGAAATGTATTTTGAGTACTTTCAGCTCAGTAGAGGTCTTTTCACTTTTGCTTAAGTAGAATAAATACCCATaggctaagggaaaaaaaagaaacgtatTCTGGATTTATTCTGTAATACCGACAATTGTTTCATAAATTTCGGAAGTTTTACTGCATACAGGACATTCTGTGTGTATTGTACATATAATCAGATGCACTAAgtccataaaaatgaaagtaaaacataCACGTATTACCCAGATCTGAGAAATAGCACTTTTTATTACGACTTAGAGGACAGATTATTTGTGAAATGTACAACCAAGGTTATGGAACCAAGTGCTTGTTTATAAGCTGATGAAACTGGGAATAATTATCTGAATATCAGATTATTTGACTTTCTctttggccatccggatgtcaaATGGGCTAGAATGGCCAGTTTGAAATACTGTTCCAATGATATCTGCATGTAAAAGGATTTCGTTTGTGGAAAGGGTGTATATCTAACTTACTCAAAAGTGCTCAGACGTGGAAGACAATAGATAATACTGAAGGACAATAATAACAAATATCCCTGTTTAATGTCTTTGGTTGCTCCCTGTTATCTCCTGTGTAAAGAGACCACTCCTCCCAACTCTGATCCAGCGGAGTACTATGGCATAATTTCTATACAAGTACCTTTAATTAAAGATCTACGATGCTTTAGGTTGACACAGATTCTTGTCTGAAAAGTCAAGCCAGGAAAATACTACATAGCATATGTAAGAGTGAAATAGCATGAATATCACCAGTACCGTGATTGGTTCATAATAGAACTTcagtatatgttttttttttcttctcttatttctaaCAGtgcatcattaaaataaatactacataaaaataaacttaaaaaaattaaaaaaataaaatagggcagaaatagacaaaaatcatgttgtgataaaaattaaataatacatataacatatatacacttGACAATAAAAAAtccaacaataaaataataaaacaattccatttataacattataacattatatattatatctagaattattttatatagaattattctatatgtaatatattgatattatataatataacattatataaggcaaaataaatatatatataacactccACCTATAAATTGTGTATGatattaatacataatatatacaatttaataaatcatttttaagtcATCAAAAACATCGCCAAATAATTAACAAAGCAAGACAATGACAATACAATCCAACACATTAAATAACGGTAACATCTGTTTGTGTCTggactataaatattttttaatttcaaattttcaattaatCATAATTTTAGTGCCATATCTGAAATGAACATAGATTATTTTTGTAatcaaaataaacaggaaaatatttataaagtgaataATCAAATGAACTCTAAAATTCACCAAAAAAACTCAATATTTCAGAATGTTCCCTGTATCCACCGAATTATTGTCTTATGCTAGTATGGGGCTGCATTGGGATCCTTAGTATCATGATCACACTGATTTGCCTGAACTTTTGGGGTGAGTATGgagtttttattaacttttacaCTTTGAGAacataaatgttgatttttaattcttctatttttttatttttaagttatttattttgagagagagagagagagagcgcgtgtgcaagccagggaggggcaaagagagagagagaatcccaagcaggctccctgcacTCCTgccgtggggctcagtctcaagaaccctgagatcatgaccagagccaaagtcaagagtgggacgcttaactgactgagccacccaagtgccccaatttttaattcttcttacTATCAAGATCAACACCACATTGTAGCCCCAAATTGTTAAATTAAACTGACCAGCCATATATGTCATATtcgaaattatttcaaattaaaaattaagaaagaataaatataaaattagcaTTTGTTCGGCATCTTTCTTATGAAGAGCAGTTACTAAAAAGTTAacttatttttggggcgcctgggtggcacagtcggttaagcctccgacttcagccaggtcacgatctcgcggtccgtgagttcgagccccgcgtcgggctctgggctgatggctcggagcctgttcccgattctgtgtctccctctctctctgcccctcccccgttcatgctctgtctctctctgtcccaaaaataaataaaaaacgttgaaaaaaaaataaaaaaaaaaaagttaacttattttataaaaaaattcgtgatgtatttttataaaatgctcaTTGGTATTATTTTCAGAGATAATGATTGAATGTACTAATGTGATTAATGTGATGGTTGAACAAGACGAAGGACCTGTTTGAAAACCATTTTAGATgtacctctgtactgttttttttttctttttcctgaagtgATATTGAATGTGCATAATCTATAGTTGTTCTTTTTGAAGCAACTAGACTGATGCATGGATTTCgacaattttctgtttttcttggaaACGTTCTTAAAAATGTAGGGCTAAAAGGGGCTCTGTTTTATGTGTAATGCTGACATGGAGGCATAAGCTGGTGGTTTTTGAGAGGAGAGGGCTAAATATGGATGAGCTCCAAGGCGAATTCCCtgagggagacaaaaaataaataaagagtctATTTTTGTATCAGGCGAttaaattaggttttttttttcctgatagagCAGGAGGAAAATATCAGCTATTTCTAAGACCAAATGAATATTCTAATTAATTTAGTTTTCTGTACTTTGCACAACATTTTGGCCGCGAAGTTGCCAACCAATCATATCCTTCAAATGTgttcaaaatattgaaatcaaactaataaataaaacctatttgAGAGTCAATATTAGGTTATAATATTGGTTTTCATACATCCATAAGTATTATTGTCCGTAATTATAAGTCCGTAAGTATTATTGTCTTTTAATCAGCAATTCTAAGAAATTGTGCATACTGTAATAATTATCAGTTTTTTTAAGTCCTTAAAATTCAGGAACAAATGGTCTTTGTTAGACACTAAATACGGTATATATAGGCTACCACTGACCTCTTGTAACTCAGTTATCTTTTCTGTAGaatataaatgataatataattGGTGCAATAATCATTGCTTTAGAAAACGATGCTATTGAGAAGAGATGAATAGAATTTGACTCATTGATGAAATATTAGTAGGGACAATATATTTTTCTAGTAATATTGTTTTAGTGATATTTAGTGATATTAAATTTGTGCTTACGCtttacaaaaattgttttaaacgcttatttatttttgagagagagagagagcgcgctcgcaagcatgagtgggggaggggcagagagagggagacacagaatccgaagcaggctccgggctcccagctgtcagcacagagcccgacgtggggctcgaactcacggaccgtgagatcataacctgagccaaagttggacgctcaaccagtcgagccacccaggcgtcccttgtgCTTCCAATTTAccagtttaaaaatcttttccatGGCCTCCAGTTCAAAACAAACTATTgaccatacatacatacatctgcCCTCTCCTGAGATTCTGGATTAGAACAGTAAAAGACatcaaaatagaataaattaataaaggcacaaaaaatggaaagggtAGAAAATTGGAAGGGAAATGAGAAGCAGAGAGGATAATGCTATTGGATTAATCAACGGAGAGAATCAGTGTAGAGAAGGCACAGCACACAGCTCAGTGTAGATGAAATTATTCCTCACGGCAAAACCCAGGCAGCACTCTTTTCAGAAAGGACAGTACAGAGTGTAAAGAGAAGTCTAAAGGGAAATAAGTAGGTAGAAGACTTTCTAGGGAATGCTTGTTCAGACTGTTGTCTTGACAACCTTATTCCACTCACACGGTAGCATTTGCTACTATATCatgccaaaataaacaaaaacaaaaacaaaaacaaatccttgtaaaacaatgagatacaggggcgtctgggtggctcagtcagttaagcctccgactctcgattttggctcaggtcatgatctcacggttcgtgagtttgagccccacatcgggttctgtgctggcaccatggagcctgcttaggactctctctccctccctctctgcccttcccgctggcatgctctctctctctctctctctctctctgtctctctctctctttctctctctctctctctcaaaataaataaagtttaaaaaaaaaagaaacaatgagataCATCACCAGAACAATTTAGGGCTCGTCACTTCGAGAGTGGTGGTTGGTGCAATAAGCATGTGTCCCCTATTTTGGTTCTGGAATGGGAGGAGGGGCACAGTGTGTTGATTTCCACATAGCTTGgctatttcctgtcttctttctatCTAAAAATTCATGATAGCGAACAAATATCCTGGAGTGTACAGAAAagcatcaagaagaaaaatcGATAAACACCTGTACGTTATCcgagagaaaaacacaaaatattgtCCATCTAGAAAAGATAATGTCTCTCTAACAaattcccagaagaagagaatagGGGGGAAAGTAGatgtgaaataataaaagaatacatttaaaaaaatttcaggggAGCAAAAGCAAAACCCCAAACTATGAGTTTCCAGCTTATGCAAGCCTAGCAAATTCAGAATAGGATATgcaaatagatatagatagatagatgatagatggatgggtagagatagatgatagatagatgatagatagatagaagatgaaagatggatggatagatagaaataggtagatgatagatagacagatagatagatagatagatagatatagatatctggtagatagatatagatagatagatagatagatagatagatatagatagatgatagatagatagatagatagaagatgaagatggatggatagatagaaaggtagatgatagatagatagattagatagattagatagatgtagtagatgatagatagatagatagaagatataGATATGATAGATAGAAGATGaaagatggatgatggatagatagaaataggtagatgatagatagataggatagatagatatagatatatagatagataggtagatagatagatcctCATCATATTTTAGGGCACCATGGGCAAAGACATGACACTAAAGTTTTACATAAAGAATTGCTTTTCTCCCTAAACAAAGAGAAACATATTGGCACCAGGagttttaaatgtacataaaagGACACTGTTGTAGCAATGCCTTCAAAGTTATGAGCTAAATTGATTTTaacctaactttaaaaaaagtaatcaagCAATATAATTtttccatgcatatttttaaacaaataaagagggtgtgtgtgttgtgtgtgtggtgtgcatgcTGGTTTTAGACAGACTGAAGCCAGCCCAAGAATGTGGTAAAAAGCCATTTCAGGCTATCAGGTGTTCTACGTTCCTGGAAAGCAATGATTTCAGTCTATACAAAAACAATCTACAAATGATGCTACAAGATACTGAAGGGACTTGATATAGTaaaagggagatggggaggggggagggtggtcCGGACCGAGAAGAAatagcattaattaaaaaattcaatgataagaagaaaataatttagaaaagagTAATAGATACGAGGTTTAAGAATGCACACAATATTTAGAATTGTGATTGGCATCTAACGATATGGTTAAAAGCGGGCAAAGACAGGAATGGAGGCAGATTAGAAGAGAGAGTGAATTTTTATTTGCGTGTCTTCGTTTTGTGCTACTGTTTTTATTCTCACATACCTAGATGGCTATTCATTTTCGCCATgtttctcattgtattttttttctttgcactgAGTACAGAGGAAAAAATGGATTTCTCCCAGAGAGTAAATATCAGCCGTCTAGCAGGTAatgctctctttttttgtttgctctATGCTTGAATGAAGAGATTCCAACTGGTCACGTGAATTCAGGCAAATTAACCACGAGTCTTCTCAACTTTCAAGTGGGGATATAATACACCATAGAATATGTAGCGTCGGTTAAACCCACTGTGATGGTTGAGGGTCATCTCGGCCACATACTGGTACCCATGTTTGATCAAAAACTAGCGTAGGTGTTGCCGTGAAATTACTTTTTAGATGAGATTAGCATATAATCAGTAGAGTTTGGGCAAAGCAGATTACCATCCACAATGTGCGTGGGCCTTATCGGATCCACTGAAGGCCCTAAGAGGAAAAAATACGAACGTTCcccagaggaagagggaatttGACCTCCGGGCTGCTCTTGGACACAAACAGCAATATCGTCTCTTCCCTGGGGCTCCAGCTTGCCAGCCTGTTCTGCACATTAGATGACAAAATCGATTTCATACGATTTTCTGTTATCATATTCTTAGATTCGTTtatgatggaaaataaaagtggaaGTAGAAACTTGTTATAATGAAGCTCCATGTTCCTTTCAAACAGCATCAACATTTACTGGCACATAATCAATATTATTTACGTCTCCTCCTGTCATCACTTCTCCCGACCAGATTCCGTTAAAAGCGATTGTCAGATATCATGCCGCTTAATGCTTAAATATATCAGTACGTAATTTTTACCGTTCCCAGCTCCTTTTGCAAAACGCAAACGCAGTATCGCCACACAGCCTGTGCTAGTTTTCTCTGGATGCGTAACAAATTAACACTCGCTTAACAGTTTAAGGCAATAGCTACTAATTACCTCACACTttccaggggagcctgggcaCGGCTCCACTCAGTCTACTGTTCCGAGTCTCACGGGATACAGTTTAGGTGCTGATGAGATCACACACCTTTCCGGAGCTGAGGTTCCTCTTGTGGACTCACGTGGTTGTTGCGACAATTCAGTTACTTGGAATTGTAGGACTGAGATCATGGCTCTCTCGCTGCCTGTCACCCAGGGCTGCTCTAGTCTCCAAAAGGGCCCCTGCGTTTCCATGCATCGTGTCACTGTTGCACCTGCCCTCAAGACGTGAAAGCATAACGCTTCAAAGAAAATCGAAATTACCTTTCTCTTTAGAAAAGGCCCAGTCTCCTTCTTGAGCTCTGGTACCTGGTGAAATCAGGTCCATCtagggtggggggtgcctgggtggcccagctggttgagCACTCAACTCTGGATTTccactccggtcatgatctcagcattgtgagatcaagccccacgttgggctctgttgctgagcctgcttgagatggtctctccctctctctaaaaaaaataaacaaacacacacacacacaccacacaccacaccacaccaaaAAAACCAGGCCCACATGGGATAATCTCTTCATTTACTCAAAATCAACTGATTGGGGATCCTCCTCTAGTCTTCAAGACTCTTTCATCTTATCCTACGATATAACTTAATCATGGGACTGATATCCGATCATATTCAGAGAGTTGACTCACacccaaagaaagcaaatttCATACAGCAGGTACGCCAGGAATTTgaggagattttaaaatttccctaaGAACGTTTGACTTCTGTCTGCCATTAATTCCTAAGACAAAATCATCGATATCTTCTTAAGATCATCTACGATCCAATCATcattaaattgtctttttttttttttttcttggggcgcctgggtggctcagttggttaagcatcagactcttgattttggctcaggtcatggtctcgtggttcatgagaccgagtctcacatctggctctgcgctgacagtgtggagtctgcttcagattctgtttccctttctctctgcccctcccactcgtgctctctcactcggaaaaaataaataagcatttaaaaaattaaatgccggggcgcctgggtggctcagtcggttgagcgtccgactttacctcaggtcacgatctcgaggttcgtgagttcgagccccgcgtcaggctctgggctgatggctcagagcctggagcctgcttccaattctgtgtctccctctctctctgcccctccccctgttcatgctctgtctctctctgtctcaaaataaataaacattaaaaaatttttttttaattaaacgtctttttttctttcatgtgattAGTTAGAATCAGACTCAGAACAAAGACCATAATTGGCATTTGATTAAAATGTCTCTTCAGCCACTTAATCTGTAGGTCCTCTTTACCTCCCTTTTATAGTTTCTCTGTCAtttatttgttagaaaaaaaaaaaacggattgTGGTTATGTATCATTTCTCATATTCTCGATTTTTCTGTTCATATGGCCATGGTATTTATTCATATGTTCGTGTCcatttaacatgttcctctgtcttatcaagtagttttaaaaactaagtatGTTAGGTGCTTAGAAACCTGCCTGGTCCACTATAGTGCCTCTATGTgtctgttgttattattatgtaAAGCATCTGATACAGGAATTGATACAAAGTGTCGCTCACTAAATGTTTTACTCCATCTTGATCCCTAggatatttcttcttgttttattttttttattactatcatttttaaatgtttatttatttttgagacagaaagagacagagcatgaatgggggagggtcgagagagggagacacagaatcggaaacaggctgtaggctctgagctgtcagcacagagcccgacgtggggctcgagctcacggatcgtgagatcatgacctgagccgaagtcggccgcttaaccgactgagccgcccaggcgcccctcttcttgtTTTAAAAGATGGCACTTGAATCTGAATTAACTGTAAGAACTCTTTTCGACAATTAATATCCACattttgcatcatttttttttgatatttcaaCATTGACACTGATCATTTGGAGCATTTTTAGAGGGTCTTTGTAGTTCTACAGCTGTACTTTATTGACCACTTTGTCAATCGCCACGTAATGCAATTACTTAGTCCTAATGCCtctttctcaataataataatgaatagaTAGCCCCTTTCAAATCATAAATTGGAAAGGATACTTGAGgtcattttatactttttaaacacACAACTATGTACTGGTAGAACTGAGTGAGACTCCAGTTATCCTGAGTCTTCAAATATTCTGGCAAAACTGTAATTATTCAGGATTGGCAATACTTGCCCTGGTACAGAATGTATTAATGAGTTAAGAATGTATGTAAAgttgtatatatagaaaactatTCCTGGATAGTTTTCTTTAAGTCGTATTTcctgatgttatttttattttccattttagctGGACAATATACATTCAATTTcctacaataattttttttacaaagatttaGGCTTATCTATCACAGACTAAAATATTAGCAATGAAAAATATGACATGCTTTAACGTATGGGCATTTAATTCAGTCATCACCAATCAACAATTAAATCAGCCATTAAATCAAAAGGGTTATATgagggtgactcagttggttacgtggccaacttcagctcaagtcatgatcttgatgtctgtgagtttgagccctgtgtcaggttctgtgctgacagttcagagcctagagcctgcttctgattctttgtctccctctctggcccctcccccactggtgctctgtctctatctatctctcgaaaataaatattaagaaaatttttaagaagggTTAGATGATAGGAAAGTCAAAGATGAATACGACAGTCACTTCAACACCTTCCAGGCAGGTAAAAGACAAGGAAGGAGATGTTCACAAATGACTAGGCCATAGGAAGCAGAAATTATGACTGGTTAAAGGCTTTACTTTTGAGGTGGAAATGCAATTGAACAGTAAAATATAAGTATAATTTggatgaagaagaaggaagagaaagctatTCAAGACTAGGGAGACCATATCCATGAAAAGCACAGGAGGATCAAACTATCCAATGCAATCATGTAAGTAATGTCAATGGTAAGTAATCTCATAGAAATGAAATCCAGGCTGTGAAGACGAcctcaagaaaaaggaaatagatcaGACAGTAGAGAGATTTAAACAACAGGCTCTTATTTCTtgttataataatcaaaatgttaCTTATTGGTGTCCTCTAATTGTGGGGGTCAGAATTCGCATGCTTTTTTCTCCCCAACTCCTCACCCAGTATCCTGCCCCCATTCCAGAAATAGACATATTAATGAATCAATCTCATTCTCGTTCTGTTAATAGAGCTGCCTTTGAATCATACAGGATACTATTCACACTTTATTCAGGGTGgagtctaatttttttctctacattttcctTCAGGAAATAATCATGTGTGCCCAAAAGACTGGCTACTGAACCAAGGGAAATGCTACAGGTTTTCAATGCCTTCCAAAACTTGGAATGAGAGTCAACATGATTGTGCATACCTACAAGCACACTTACCGGTGATCCAAAGTTTGAAAGAGCTGGTGAGGAATCAAAAACAGGATCTAAGTACCCAAGGAAGACTTTCTAGGTGCAGTTATAAGAAGTGTGGGTGGTTTAGAATCATTGCTTTTGAACGTTCGGTAGCCATGATATAAttactattgtttatttttaaaaaaccctatcatttatgaaataaattattatttaccaTTCCATCAATGCCTGGCACAGCGCCTTAGTCTATAGAGGGCattgaaatttttttgaataaattttaaatgaatcacCATGTCCTTGATAGGAGTTCATACAGAAGAGTTTAAAACCTGGAAATCCTGCTTGGATTGGACTATATATTGCATCCCCAGGAAAACAATGGATGTGGATAAATAAACACCTTTTTGTGGAAGAAAACAAGTAAGTaattatttggggggaaagaatGGTGGCAGTCATGTTGCCTTATTTATAGAcaggtttttttatgtttttgtttttgtttttgagagagcatgtgggagcatggggtgggggtgggggggttgggaaggaaaaagggaaagaattttaagcaggctccactcagcaaggaccccaacatggggctccatccaatgaacgtgggatcatgacctgaaccaaaatcaagagtcaaacactcaaccaactgagccacacagactcCCCTATAGGATagtatttttcaaagtattttttaaaaatgtttacttatttatttcgaggggggaggggcagagagagggggagaaataatcccaagcaggctctgagctcagtgcagagcctgacccggtCGATCctacgaaccctgagatcatgatctgagccgaaatcaatagttggagGCTCaatagactgagtcacccaggggcccctacaaaggt
The Lynx canadensis isolate LIC74 chromosome B4, mLynCan4.pri.v2, whole genome shotgun sequence DNA segment above includes these coding regions:
- the LOC115517945 gene encoding killer cell lectin-like receptor subfamily F member 2; the encoded protein is MENEDGYMVLDSKNRFKSSSKECSLYPPNYCLMLVWGCIGILSIMITLICLNFWEEKMDFSQRVNISRLAGNNHVCPKDWLLNQGKCYRFSMPSKTWNESQHDCAYLQAHLPVIQSLKELEFIQKSLKPGNPAWIGLYIASPGKQWMWINKHLFVEENNFLMIGPTDHTSCAVATRNQVYSEDCNSNFNGICQRDAV